One region of Syntrophobacter fumaroxidans MPOB genomic DNA includes:
- a CDS encoding transposase, giving the protein MAEISSRQLSDAFWEKVEPLIPRPERDPERSYRRKPGGGRKPLPPRKILEAVLYVLRTGCRWKSLPGARFGSPSAVHAHFTRWMRAGFFTRLWRAGLAEYDEMEGIAWRWQDNDAGTLEGAPADRKAGGRRSRGKGEDKIEGAGYGGRFWGPAVNRRRRGGSH; this is encoded by the coding sequence ATGGCTGAAATATCGTCTCGGCAACTGTCCGATGCCTTCTGGGAAAAGGTGGAGCCTTTGATTCCGAGGCCCGAACGAGACCCGGAAAGGAGCTACCGGCGAAAACCGGGAGGGGGCAGGAAACCGCTGCCGCCGCGAAAAATCCTCGAAGCTGTTTTGTACGTTCTCCGCACGGGTTGCCGCTGGAAATCGCTCCCCGGAGCACGCTTCGGCAGCCCCAGCGCCGTCCACGCCCATTTCACCAGATGGATGCGCGCGGGTTTCTTCACCCGGCTCTGGCGCGCGGGCCTGGCCGAATATGACGAGATGGAAGGCATCGCGTGGCGCTGGCAGGACAATGACGCCGGAACGCTCGAAGGGGCGCCGGCCGACCGGAAAGCCGGCGGCCGAAGGTCGAGGGGGAAGGGAGAAGACAAGATCGAGGGAGCCGGCTACGGCGGCCGGTTCTGGGGTCCCGCGGTCAATCGTCGCCGTCGGGGCGGATCGCATTGA
- a CDS encoding DUF5661 family protein, whose translation MELPEYVSIEEVRRICRDLKLRDWTEITDGRVLAEEARTILAEVNREGMDVPLEDFRRGLEVELEHGTRFKDANVTNNHPLLTGKIVIAHLKETMDYYLRLEVAELEGDILKALLRKNLPKVEKLYAELAKARAALSEAEAKQLG comes from the coding sequence ATGGAATTGCCGGAATACGTCAGTATTGAGGAAGTCAGGCGCATTTGCCGGGATCTGAAACTTCGCGATTGGACGGAAATCACGGACGGTCGAGTGCTCGCGGAGGAGGCCCGGACAATCCTTGCGGAAGTGAACCGCGAAGGCATGGACGTGCCGCTCGAAGATTTCCGAAGGGGACTCGAGGTGGAGCTGGAGCATGGGACACGGTTCAAAGACGCCAACGTGACCAACAATCATCCGCTTCTGACCGGAAAAATAGTCATCGCGCACCTCAAGGAGACCATGGACTATTACCTGCGCCTGGAAGTCGCCGAGCTCGAAGGCGATATCCTCAAGGCCCTGCTGCGAAAGAACCTGCCCAAGGTCGAAAAGCTCTACGCGGAGCTCGCCAAAGCTCGAGCGGCACTGAGCGAAGCCGAGGCAAAGCAGCTTGGATGA
- a CDS encoding PAS domain-containing sensor histidine kinase produces the protein MSDRDTPEDLLRQEIARLRERIRHLERAESSARQMEKFLRESRQRFKQIFSASPICIELYDENGMLVNANRACLEMFGVPGFSAVKHFDLFKDPNLPEDVIRCLREGMTMRLEVPFDFNRVRELELYPTSKEGLVYLDVLIAPLISEEGGKPSGYLAQVQDITEKLGMIRELQDNEARFRGIIEDQTELIIRFQPDGRLTFVNDAYCRYFERSKEFFLGRNYLGSVHSKDRPLLKKVLTSLTRSHPVEMVEQRSLRCNEKLCWQQWSYRAIFDGSGKLTEYQAVGRDTTDRKMLEEIWKKYEFIVNTSGDIMVLIAPDYTYEAVNTALCKAVGAGREEIVGRGLGEIWGEEYFNENRGYLDRCFKGEVVHYELWTPHKEEGPRFYGVSCYPYYGRRDRVTHVVSVCRDMTDARLAKEALQRSEEKYRSIFEHGVIGIFQATLQGKHLSLNPAFARMLGYESPEEVMRLVSNIAEQVYADPRQRTELLKRLAEGGELVKVESDLLRKNGKSITVNQNIRLVRDEKGNPLYLEGFIEDITERKKLEMAIKDSERQLKYLSSRLLTAQEEERKRVAAELHDSIGQSLAAIKYGVENAVRYGASAGEETVFHSLGLLIPIIQGAIEEARRLYMGLRPSMLDDLGVIVTIDWLCKEFRRNYPEMRISERIELEEDCIPESLKIVIFRVVEEALNNISRHSRAEGVEVALSISGGAIRLDVADDGVGFDQDSLHHAVESEKGFGLAGMRERVALSGGSLSVSSIRGKGTTVSVSWPVPASLGKAKPPRRH, from the coding sequence ATGAGTGATCGGGACACCCCAGAGGATCTGTTGCGCCAGGAGATAGCCCGGTTGCGGGAACGCATCAGGCATTTGGAGCGCGCGGAATCCTCTGCCCGGCAGATGGAGAAGTTTCTCCGGGAGAGCCGACAGAGATTCAAACAGATCTTTTCCGCCTCACCCATTTGCATCGAGCTCTATGACGAGAACGGAATGCTGGTCAACGCCAACCGGGCCTGTCTGGAGATGTTCGGAGTGCCGGGGTTTTCGGCGGTCAAGCACTTTGATCTCTTTAAGGATCCCAATCTTCCGGAAGACGTCATTCGGTGTCTGCGTGAGGGCATGACGATGCGCTTGGAGGTGCCGTTCGATTTCAACCGGGTTCGGGAGCTGGAACTCTATCCCACCTCTAAGGAAGGGCTTGTTTACCTGGACGTGCTGATCGCCCCTCTCATCTCGGAGGAGGGCGGCAAGCCTTCGGGTTACCTGGCCCAGGTGCAGGACATCACCGAAAAACTCGGCATGATCCGGGAGCTCCAGGATAACGAAGCCCGCTTCCGCGGCATTATAGAAGACCAGACGGAACTGATCATCCGGTTTCAGCCCGATGGTCGACTCACGTTCGTGAACGACGCCTACTGTCGATATTTCGAAAGGAGCAAGGAGTTTTTTCTGGGCCGGAACTATCTCGGCAGCGTTCATTCAAAAGATCGACCGCTCCTCAAAAAGGTGCTCACGTCGCTGACCCGGTCGCACCCGGTGGAGATGGTGGAGCAGAGGTCGTTACGCTGCAACGAAAAGCTTTGCTGGCAGCAATGGAGCTACCGTGCCATTTTCGACGGCTCGGGCAAGTTGACGGAGTACCAGGCGGTGGGGAGGGACACTACCGACCGCAAGATGCTCGAAGAGATTTGGAAGAAATACGAGTTCATCGTCAATACCTCGGGGGACATCATGGTTTTGATCGCTCCGGATTACACCTACGAGGCGGTCAATACGGCGCTGTGCAAGGCTGTGGGAGCGGGCCGCGAGGAGATCGTCGGCCGCGGGCTGGGTGAAATCTGGGGGGAAGAGTATTTCAATGAAAACCGAGGCTACCTGGACCGTTGCTTCAAGGGGGAGGTTGTTCACTACGAGCTTTGGACACCCCACAAGGAGGAAGGGCCGAGGTTTTACGGCGTTTCCTGCTATCCCTATTACGGTCGTCGGGATCGGGTCACTCACGTGGTATCCGTGTGCCGCGACATGACCGACGCCCGGCTGGCCAAAGAAGCGCTGCAGAGGTCCGAGGAGAAATACCGCAGCATCTTCGAGCACGGGGTGATCGGCATTTTTCAGGCGACGCTGCAGGGAAAACACCTGAGTCTCAATCCTGCTTTCGCGCGCATGTTGGGCTACGAATCGCCGGAAGAGGTGATGCGGCTGGTCAGCAATATTGCCGAACAGGTGTACGCCGATCCCCGGCAGAGGACCGAGCTGCTGAAAAGGCTTGCTGAAGGGGGTGAACTGGTCAAGGTCGAGAGCGATCTGCTGCGCAAGAACGGCAAGAGCATCACGGTGAATCAAAATATCCGCCTGGTCCGGGATGAGAAGGGAAATCCCCTGTACCTGGAAGGCTTTATCGAGGACATCACGGAACGCAAGAAGCTCGAAATGGCGATCAAGGATTCGGAGCGGCAGCTCAAGTATCTTTCATCACGTTTGCTGACGGCACAGGAGGAGGAGCGGAAAAGAGTCGCCGCCGAGCTTCACGACAGCATCGGGCAGTCGCTTGCGGCAATCAAGTACGGAGTGGAAAACGCCGTGCGGTATGGAGCCTCCGCGGGGGAGGAGACGGTTTTTCACTCACTGGGTCTGTTGATTCCTATCATCCAGGGCGCCATCGAGGAGGCACGCAGGCTTTACATGGGGCTGAGGCCTTCGATGCTCGACGACCTGGGGGTCATCGTGACCATCGACTGGCTGTGCAAGGAATTTCGTCGAAACTATCCGGAAATGAGGATCAGTGAGCGTATCGAGCTTGAAGAGGACTGCATTCCGGAGTCTCTCAAAATCGTGATTTTCAGAGTCGTCGAGGAAGCTTTGAACAACATTTCAAGGCACAGCCGGGCCGAGGGCGTGGAGGTCGCGCTGTCGATCTCCGGGGGTGCGATTCGACTCGATGTTGCCGACGATGGCGTGGGCTTTGATCAGGACAGCCTTCATCATGCCGTTGAAAGCGAGAAAGGTTTCGGCCTCGCGGGAATGAGAGAAAGGGTGGCTCTCTCCGGCGGTTCCCTCAGTGTCAGCTCAATCCGCGGCAAAGGGACGACCGTCAGCGTTTCCTGGCCCGTGCCGGCATCCCTTGGAAAGGCGAAACCGCCCCGCCGGCACTGA
- a CDS encoding Glu/Leu/Phe/Val family dehydrogenase codes for MDETFNPFRIAQQQLDHAAERLGLDAATHELLRWPMREIKVTLPVRMDDGSTKIFHAFRVQYNTARGPAKGGIRWHPQETIDTVRALAAWMTWKTSVVDIPLGGGKGGVICNPKELSEAEKERLARAYIRAVAGSLGGSRDVPAPDVYTTPQIMAWMLDEYETIRGENHPGVITGKPIPLGGSQGRSDATARGGIYVTREAAAAYGIELKGGTMAVMGFGNVGHHAALLGEEILGLKLVAASDSKGGVVNPAGMDARALADHKSRTGALKGFPGTDAITNDDLLGLDVTVLFPAALENAITRDNASRLRCPMVCELANGPTAPEADAILDAKGIVVLPDFLANAGGVTVSYFEQVQNAYNFYWELQEVHQRLDSKMTHAFRSVLEMSRRNQVPLREAAYLVSVARVAEACRLRGWV; via the coding sequence ATGGACGAAACATTCAATCCGTTCAGAATCGCCCAGCAGCAACTGGATCACGCCGCGGAAAGACTCGGGTTGGACGCGGCGACGCACGAGCTGTTGCGCTGGCCGATGCGTGAAATCAAGGTGACGCTCCCGGTCAGAATGGACGACGGATCAACGAAGATCTTTCACGCGTTCAGGGTTCAATACAACACCGCCAGGGGGCCCGCCAAAGGGGGCATCCGCTGGCATCCGCAGGAGACCATCGACACCGTCAGGGCCTTGGCCGCCTGGATGACATGGAAGACCTCGGTTGTCGACATTCCCCTCGGCGGCGGCAAGGGCGGCGTCATCTGCAATCCCAAGGAGCTGTCGGAAGCGGAAAAGGAACGCCTCGCCCGCGCGTACATCCGCGCCGTCGCCGGGTCGCTCGGAGGCAGCAGGGACGTGCCGGCGCCCGACGTATACACGACTCCCCAGATCATGGCCTGGATGCTGGATGAATACGAAACGATCCGGGGCGAGAATCACCCCGGCGTCATTACCGGAAAGCCGATTCCGCTGGGAGGCTCCCAGGGACGCAGCGACGCCACGGCGCGAGGGGGCATCTACGTCACGAGGGAAGCCGCGGCGGCCTACGGCATCGAGCTCAAGGGCGGAACCATGGCCGTCATGGGCTTTGGCAACGTGGGCCATCACGCGGCCCTCCTGGGCGAAGAGATCCTCGGCTTGAAGCTGGTGGCCGCTTCCGATTCCAAGGGCGGGGTTGTCAACCCCGCGGGCATGGATGCCCGGGCGCTGGCCGACCACAAGTCGAGGACCGGAGCCCTCAAAGGATTCCCAGGCACGGACGCGATCACCAACGACGACCTGCTGGGGTTGGATGTGACGGTCCTGTTCCCGGCGGCCCTCGAGAACGCCATCACCCGGGACAATGCGTCGCGGCTCCGCTGCCCGATGGTCTGCGAACTGGCCAACGGACCGACCGCGCCCGAGGCCGACGCGATCCTGGACGCCAAGGGCATCGTCGTGCTGCCGGACTTCCTGGCCAATGCCGGAGGCGTGACCGTTTCCTACTTCGAACAGGTGCAAAACGCCTACAACTTCTACTGGGAACTCCAGGAGGTGCACCAGAGGCTCGACAGCAAGATGACTCACGCGTTCCGGAGCGTCCTTGAAATGAGCCGGCGCAACCAGGTGCCTCTCCGCGAGGCAGCCTACCTCGTGTCCGTAGCCCGAGTGGCCGAGGCATGCAGGCTGCGCGGCTGGGTCTGA
- a CDS encoding universal stress protein, translated as MSADQKKRALLVVDGSYQSFETVGYVSGILPASRCELVLLHISSKVPEAFWDLEKDPVWHQKVQTVRGWERQQERKISDFMDRSRQVLVDAGFPGEAVRVEIRERREGIARDIGKEGLRGYSAVILGRRGLSTVQDLSLGGVAQKLALKLTGTTVWLVGGKPEQTGILIGLDSSEGSMAAVEYVAEMTRGSAPKIALVHVVRSVSSGQGDVEEVFTEEYREKHVEEATNRIRPVFRKATEKLVAAGIPADRISARILSKVFSRAGTLLQEAGRMNFGTIVVGRRGLSTVQEFDMGRVSNKLMQAARDRAVWLVG; from the coding sequence ATGAGCGCCGACCAGAAGAAGAGAGCCTTGTTGGTTGTGGACGGGTCCTATCAGTCGTTCGAAACCGTCGGGTACGTGAGCGGGATTCTGCCCGCTTCCCGTTGCGAGCTGGTGTTGCTGCATATCAGCAGCAAGGTCCCGGAAGCCTTCTGGGACCTGGAAAAGGATCCCGTTTGGCACCAGAAGGTCCAGACGGTCAGGGGATGGGAAAGGCAGCAGGAAAGAAAGATCTCCGACTTTATGGACCGTTCCAGGCAGGTTCTTGTGGATGCGGGATTCCCCGGGGAAGCCGTCAGGGTTGAAATCCGGGAACGCCGGGAAGGCATCGCGCGGGACATCGGCAAGGAAGGGCTTCGAGGATACAGCGCCGTGATCCTGGGGAGACGGGGCCTGAGCACCGTGCAGGACCTTTCCCTGGGTGGCGTTGCCCAGAAACTGGCGCTCAAGCTTACCGGCACCACGGTCTGGCTCGTGGGCGGCAAACCCGAGCAGACCGGCATCCTCATCGGTCTCGATTCATCCGAGGGTTCCATGGCGGCCGTGGAGTACGTAGCTGAAATGACTCGCGGGAGCGCTCCGAAGATCGCGCTCGTTCATGTCGTCCGTTCCGTGTCGAGCGGTCAGGGGGACGTCGAGGAAGTGTTCACGGAGGAGTACCGCGAGAAGCACGTCGAGGAAGCCACAAACCGGATTCGACCGGTCTTTCGCAAAGCGACCGAGAAGCTGGTTGCCGCGGGGATTCCCGCCGACCGGATTTCCGCCAGGATCCTTTCGAAGGTGTTCAGCCGCGCGGGAACGCTCCTCCAGGAGGCCGGGCGGATGAACTTCGGAACCATCGTGGTGGGACGCAGGGGCTTGTCAACGGTGCAGGAATTCGACATGGGCCGCGTGAGCAACAAGCTCATGCAGGCAGCCAGGGACCGGGCCGTGTGGCTTGTGGGCTAG